A window of Agarivorans sp. Alg241-V36 genomic DNA:
TTGCGCTACTTGACTGTCGTGCTGGCTGTTTAACCAGAGTATTTCAATTTCTAGTTTGGTGGGCGAGAAATAGTTACTTAGGTGCAACTCAATTAAGCTGCCATTGCGAAAGCTCGACTCCAGCCAGTGGCGTGGTGCAATTGCCCAGCCCATTCCTAGTACTAAGAGGTCGTGTAGCATTTCTCGGTGGCTCAATTGCCAGCAGTTTACCCGGTTTAGTTGCAGCTCTAGCGGCAGATGGTTTAAACACAGTTGGCGGTGGCGCTGTAATTGTTCGGCGCTTAGTTGCTGGTGTTTACTTAAGCTATGGCGCGCCGCGCAGGCCAGCGCTAAGCTCAAATTACAATAGCGGCGAGAATGGGTTTTTGGTGGTTTATTTTGTTGGGCAACCCGTAGGGCAATGTCAATATTGCCGTTAACTAATTGCTGTTGCAGTTGGTTACTGCTTAGTTGCACCAGTTTCAGCTGTTGCAGCGACAGCTCGCTAATAAAACGTGGGTAGCATTGCAGAAGGCTTTGACTAGGGACAAACTCATCCAAACCAATAACAATTTGTTGCGGCTGGGGTTTAACTACTGGGCTTTGTAGAAAGTTATCCAGTTGTAGTTGTAGCTGTTTAGCGCGTTGGTAAAGCTGCTGACCTTGCTCATTGAGGCGGCTATAGTCTGGGTCGAATAGCCTGCAGTTTAGTGATTGCTCTAAGTCCGCAAAGATTTTCCTTCTGCTACTAGGGCTGGTCACCTCGGGGTAATGGTGGCGTTGCTCATAGGCTTTAACAAACCTACTGAGCAAGCCAATATCCGCTTGCTGCATTCTCTTTGGCCATGCTGATTATGTCTTTTAAGGCTAGCAGAGAATAGCTGAGCTGTTAGAACATGTATCGAACACCTGCGCTAGCTTCGAGTTTCACCTCTAAATCGTCAATCACATAAACAATGGGTTGTAGTTCGGCGAAGAAACGAAATTTGTCTACCACGGTATGCGCGCCGAACACGGCACGAGCGCCTAGTTTATGGTGATGGTGGTCGCTCCATTTACCGCCAAAGCCGTAATAAAAGTACTGTTGATCGGGAAAGCCAATGATTTTGTCGCCACTAAGTGAAAAATCGTTAAGCCCAACGTTGACTCGAATGTCATTAAACTGAGCGCTAATTCCGTTATCGCTGCCAACCATTACTCCAAGCTCGGGATTGGCTTTAGCCGAAAGTGTCACCAAGCTAAGTGCACTTACAGCAAATATTGCAATTTTCATAGTTACCTCATTTATAGTTTGTTGGGCATTCTAGAGATAGCCCACCGCAAGGTAAACTAAACAGCTGTTGCTTTTATCGACAAGCCTGCGCAGATATCGTGACAGGCTAAGCTAATTTGGCTAATTGCAGCGAAATAGTGCTTGTTGAGGGGGGAAATGCGTGCTAAATGTAAGGTAAGTGGTTGATACTCATATAAGGGTTCACCATTTTATGAAGTTGCCGAGAGTGGTTTATCTCCCTTCTCCAGCTTCTAAGCGCTAGCTATTTTTAGTCGTAAGGAGTGCTTATGAGAACAGAACAAGCGTTCGCCAATACCGGATTGTTAAGCCGTTACTTAGCAGAAAGAGAGCAATTTTTTAAAGGAGCATGCTGCTTTGTTCCTGATTCCCACCATAGCCTTAAAGAGCAGCAACACAGTGCCTTACAACACGCCTATCAACAATCTTGGATTAGCATTTCCGAACTTCAACACTGGTCACAACAACTGGATTTGTGATTAGCTAATTTGCTCAGCTCGCTACGCGATGGCTTTAGCGAGTTGTGAGCAGGTAAGTCAAAATAGGCGATCGGCAGTTTGATCGCCGCCAGCTGCTGACGTAAAAACAGATCCAGCTGCTGCTTATCTAGCTTTTGTTCGGCCTTAATAAAAGCCACCGGACATTGGCCGTACTCACTATTTTGTTGCGCAACCACCACTGCTTGATTAATTTGTGGATGCTGCAACAGCGCTAGCTCAATTTCTTCGGGTTGAATATTCTCGCCAGCACAAATAAACATATTGTTACTACGACCTAAAGTATAAAGGTGAGCGCCCTCAATTAAGCCTCTATCACCGCTATTAAACCAACCATCGGGTTCGCACGCTTTCAAAATCTCGCCGTTTTTCCAATAACCTAGGAACAAGGTTTTACCACGTAGGTGAATTTCGCCTTGGTGTATTTTGGCGCGGCGATGCGGCAAAATCTGATAACTGTTTTGCCCCAAGCTGTGATGACGGGTGGCAATTTGCGAGCTCATTTCACTGCTGCCATAAGAGTTGTATACATGAAAGCCACGGCTAATCGCTTGTTCCAATAAACTCTCGTTACAGGCTGCGCCACCAATCAAGATATGTTTTAGTTTTAAGCTATTGGCCCAAAACTTTGCTTGGGTGAGCAAGCGATAAAGTTGGGTGGGCACCAGCGAGACATGGGTGGTCGCACTAGCTAACAAGTCGGGAAAGACTCGGCCTTTATTTTGCGCAATCACAATCCGCGCACCGGCCAATATACAGCGCCATACTATGGCTTGGCCGCCAATATGGTAAAGCGGCAAAGACAATAACCATTGGTCTTGGTGGTTGAGAGGGATCATCGCTTGTGAGCCCTGAGCGCTGTAGTAGTGGTTTCGCCAGCAGTGCACCACGGCTTTAGGTGGGCCGCTACTGCCAGAAGTAAACACCATGCTCATAGGAGCTTCGCTGTCGAGCTCGCCAGCATCACAGCCGCTAAGTGCTTGATGAGGGTTAAATTCGACCCGCTTGCCTTGGTTTAAGCTCAGATCCAAGTTGCTCCAATAAAACTGGCACTCTACGGTTGCGCTTAAGGCCTGCAATTGGCTGAGAGGGTGGTGGTGATTGAGCGG
This region includes:
- the menE gene encoding o-succinylbenzoate--CoA ligase — protein: MSTLSLSTHALQQQSQLRPEHIALSIGQQHVSYQQLYAMVKAAAEQLRLQGLTKGSRLCCFGEDPLRMLLLQLASLELGYIFCPLNHHHPLSQLQALSATVECQFYWSNLDLSLNQGKRVEFNPHQALSGCDAGELDSEAPMSMVFTSGSSGPPKAVVHCWRNHYYSAQGSQAMIPLNHQDQWLLSLPLYHIGGQAIVWRCILAGARIVIAQNKGRVFPDLLASATTHVSLVPTQLYRLLTQAKFWANSLKLKHILIGGAACNESLLEQAISRGFHVYNSYGSSEMSSQIATRHHSLGQNSYQILPHRRAKIHQGEIHLRGKTLFLGYWKNGEILKACEPDGWFNSGDRGLIEGAHLYTLGRSNNMFICAGENIQPEEIELALLQHPQINQAVVVAQQNSEYGQCPVAFIKAEQKLDKQQLDLFLRQQLAAIKLPIAYFDLPAHNSLKPSRSELSKLANHKSSCCDQC
- a CDS encoding LysR family transcriptional regulator, encoding MQQADIGLLSRFVKAYEQRHHYPEVTSPSSRRKIFADLEQSLNCRLFDPDYSRLNEQGQQLYQRAKQLQLQLDNFLQSPVVKPQPQQIVIGLDEFVPSQSLLQCYPRFISELSLQQLKLVQLSSNQLQQQLVNGNIDIALRVAQQNKPPKTHSRRYCNLSLALACAARHSLSKHQQLSAEQLQRHRQLCLNHLPLELQLNRVNCWQLSHREMLHDLLVLGMGWAIAPRHWLESSFRNGSLIELHLSNYFSPTKLEIEILWLNSQHDSQVAQCLNLLSLSAYDG